From a region of the Gossypium raimondii isolate GPD5lz chromosome 10, ASM2569854v1, whole genome shotgun sequence genome:
- the LOC105777196 gene encoding protein BLISTER isoform X4 gives MASAQVLPSSRKQEHLEAGKRRIVLTEVLLEEFRKKKAADRAKKAASTSQPHASDVNLNDKHLLETEDGRVTDFDGAGTSNGPDPSYVKIINDNNKINDVSDESQRTYSNNMLATPSVLVNDNNSYSTEVQKHSKSQENEKYGASWNGGPFNDRFQTQHLSKDFQDTKSKEDDGSLKASAVVNLFPSEDFVTKISPQNSLQSKASDRSFLDSTQSTLGITGSALEVGQSLQGNAEFREPMSSKPGERTFSNYSSGFPSVPGPSAWTFGSSEFSFDAKSSTSHMPLQSVTNDTSSRKSRPSFLDSLNVSKASFGSLFQHNQPTKDAFPSHSSQFNSMNAIRSSPLDKPSMESETMGTFSKQRSPVFPSASEFPGHFAVPAKSNGDLLRLNENISEKKHEFYLAKQNEDFAALEQHIEDLTQEKFSLQRALEASRTLAESLAAENSSLTDSYNQQRSVVNQLKYDMEKLQEEIKAQLAELESLKMEYTNARLECNAADERAKILASEVISLEEKALRLRSNELKLERHLENSEAEISFFKKKMSSIEKEHQDFQSTIEALQEEKRVLQSKLRKASVTGKPFDVTKNPASKDMSTSTEDLISIDAATDDRENISNDASSLSLLPEDGQFEAASVYIPPDQMRMIQNINCLISELTLEKEELAQAFSSELSQSLRLKET, from the exons ATGGCGTCGGCTCAGGTCTTGCCTAGTTCGCGGAAACAAGAGCATTTAGAAGCCGGGAAGCGTCGG ATTGTTCTAACTGAAGTTCTG CTTGAGGAATTTCGTAAGAAAAAGGCAGCTGACAGAGCCAAGAAGGCAGCATCTACCTCCCAGCCTCATGCTTCAGATGTTAACTTAAATGATAAACATCTATTAGAAACTGAAGATGGTCGAGTCACTGACTTTGATGGAGCTGGTACATCTAATGGACCCGATCCTTCTTATGTAAAGATAATTAAtgacaacaataaaataaatgatgttTCAGATGAAAGTCAGCGAACTTACTCAAACAACATGCTTGCTACGCCATCTGTTTTAGTGAATGATAATAATTCATATTCTACCGAAGTGCAGAAGCATTCAAAAAGtcaagaaaatgagaaatatgGTGCTTCCTGGAATGGTGGTCCGTTTAATGATAGATTTCAAACACAACATTTGAGTAAGGACTTTCAAGATACCAAGTCAAAAGAAGATGATGGCTCTTTGAAGGCTTCTGCAGTTGTAAATCTGTTTCCTTCTGAAGATTTTGTTACTAAAATATCTCCACAGAATTCACTGCAAAGTAAGGCCAGTGACAGAAGCTTTCTAG ACTCTACTCAATCTACCTTGGGAATAACAGGATCTGCCCTTGAAGTTGGGCAGAGCTTACAAGGCAATGCAGAATTTAGGGAACCTATGAGTTCTAAACCTGGAGAAAGAACATTTAGCAATTACTCTAGTGGTTTTCCAAGTGTGCCTGGTCCATCCGCTTGGACATTTGGATCTTCAGAGTTCAGTTTTGATGCCAAAAGTTCCACAAGTCACATGCCACTGCAGTCAGTCACAAATGATACTAGTTCTAGGAAATCTCGTCCGTCTTTCCTTGATTCTCTTAATGTATCCAAAGCTTCTTTTGGGTCTCTTTTTCAACATAATCAACCTACAAAAGATGCATTTCCCTCCCATAGCTCGCAGTTTAATAGCATGAATGCTATTCGATCATCACCTTTAGATAAACCATCAATGGAGAGTGAAACTATGGGAACTTTCTCCAAACAAAGGTCCCCTGTTTTTCCTAGTGCCAGTGAGTTTCCTGGTCATTTTGCAGTTCCTGCTAAAAGTAATGGTGACCTCCTAAGGCTGAATGAGAATATCTCAGAGAAGAAGCATGAGTTCTACTTAGCCAAACAAAATGAGGATTTTGCTGCTTTGGAGCAg CATATTGAAGATTTGACCCAGGAAAAGTTCTCTCTGCAACGAGCTCTTGAGGCCTCACGTACGTTAGCAGAATCTTTAGCTGCTGAAAATTCATCCTTGACTGATAGCTATAATCAACAG AGAAGTGTTGTCAATCAGCTAAAATATGACATGGAGAAGTTACAGGAAGAAATCAAGGCCCAACTG GCGGAGCTCGAGTCTTTGAAAATGGAATATACAAATGCACGACTGGAATGTAATGCAGCCGATGAACGTGCCAAAATATTGGCTTCTGAAGTCATTAGTTTAGAAGAGAAG GCACTTAGATTAAGGTCAAATGAGCTGAAGTTAGAGAGGCATTTGGAGAACTCAgaggctgaaatttcttttttcaa AAAGAAAATGTCAAGCATAGAGAAAGAGCATCAGGATTTTCAATCAACTATTGAAGCTCTTCAAGAAG AGAAGAGGGTGCTTCAGTCTAAGCTACGAAAAGCCTCCGTCACTGGGAAGCCTTTTGATGTTACTAAGAATCCTGCTAGTAAGGACATGTCGACTTCAACAGAGGATCTAA TAAGCATAGATGCTGCTACTGATGATAGGGAGAATATCAGTAACGATGCCTCTAGTTTGAGCTTGCTGCCTGAAGATGGACAATTTGAAGCTGCTTCTGTTTATATTCCTCCTGATCAAATGAGAATGATTCAGAACATTAATTGTCTAATTTCCGAG TTAACATTAGAGAAAGAAGAACTAGCACAAGCTTTCTCATCTGAGTTATCTCAAAGTTTGAGGCTGAAG GAAACTTGA
- the LOC105777196 gene encoding protein BLISTER isoform X5 yields MASAQVLPSSRKQEHLEAGKRRKHSKSQENEKYGASWNGGPFNDRFQTQHLSKDFQDTKSKEDDGSLKASAVVNLFPSEDFVTKISPQNSLQSKASDRSFLDSTQSTLGITGSALEVGQSLQGNAEFREPMSSKPGERTFSNYSSGFPSVPGPSAWTFGSSEFSFDAKSSTSHMPLQSVTNDTSSRKSRPSFLDSLNVSKASFGSLFQHNQPTKDAFPSHSSQFNSMNAIRSSPLDKPSMESETMGTFSKQRSPVFPSASEFPGHFAVPAKSNGDLLRLNENISEKKHEFYLAKQNEDFAALEQHIEDLTQEKFSLQRALEASRTLAESLAAENSSLTDSYNQQRSVVNQLKYDMEKLQEEIKAQLAELESLKMEYTNARLECNAADERAKILASEVISLEEKALRLRSNELKLERHLENSEAEISFFKKKMSSIEKEHQDFQSTIEALQEEKRVLQSKLRKASVTGKPFDVTKNPASKDMSTSTEDLISIDAATDDRENISNDASSLSLLPEDGQFEAASVYIPPDQMRMIQNINCLISELTLEKEELAQAFSSELSQSLRLKELNNELSRKLEAQTQRLELLSAQSMAGEHIPVRQYESKMMHDNTPYADEGDEVVERVLGWIMKLFPGGPSRRRTNMRLSY; encoded by the exons ATGGCGTCGGCTCAGGTCTTGCCTAGTTCGCGGAAACAAGAGCATTTAGAAGCCGGGAAGCGTCGG AAGCATTCAAAAAGtcaagaaaatgagaaatatgGTGCTTCCTGGAATGGTGGTCCGTTTAATGATAGATTTCAAACACAACATTTGAGTAAGGACTTTCAAGATACCAAGTCAAAAGAAGATGATGGCTCTTTGAAGGCTTCTGCAGTTGTAAATCTGTTTCCTTCTGAAGATTTTGTTACTAAAATATCTCCACAGAATTCACTGCAAAGTAAGGCCAGTGACAGAAGCTTTCTAG ACTCTACTCAATCTACCTTGGGAATAACAGGATCTGCCCTTGAAGTTGGGCAGAGCTTACAAGGCAATGCAGAATTTAGGGAACCTATGAGTTCTAAACCTGGAGAAAGAACATTTAGCAATTACTCTAGTGGTTTTCCAAGTGTGCCTGGTCCATCCGCTTGGACATTTGGATCTTCAGAGTTCAGTTTTGATGCCAAAAGTTCCACAAGTCACATGCCACTGCAGTCAGTCACAAATGATACTAGTTCTAGGAAATCTCGTCCGTCTTTCCTTGATTCTCTTAATGTATCCAAAGCTTCTTTTGGGTCTCTTTTTCAACATAATCAACCTACAAAAGATGCATTTCCCTCCCATAGCTCGCAGTTTAATAGCATGAATGCTATTCGATCATCACCTTTAGATAAACCATCAATGGAGAGTGAAACTATGGGAACTTTCTCCAAACAAAGGTCCCCTGTTTTTCCTAGTGCCAGTGAGTTTCCTGGTCATTTTGCAGTTCCTGCTAAAAGTAATGGTGACCTCCTAAGGCTGAATGAGAATATCTCAGAGAAGAAGCATGAGTTCTACTTAGCCAAACAAAATGAGGATTTTGCTGCTTTGGAGCAg CATATTGAAGATTTGACCCAGGAAAAGTTCTCTCTGCAACGAGCTCTTGAGGCCTCACGTACGTTAGCAGAATCTTTAGCTGCTGAAAATTCATCCTTGACTGATAGCTATAATCAACAG AGAAGTGTTGTCAATCAGCTAAAATATGACATGGAGAAGTTACAGGAAGAAATCAAGGCCCAACTG GCGGAGCTCGAGTCTTTGAAAATGGAATATACAAATGCACGACTGGAATGTAATGCAGCCGATGAACGTGCCAAAATATTGGCTTCTGAAGTCATTAGTTTAGAAGAGAAG GCACTTAGATTAAGGTCAAATGAGCTGAAGTTAGAGAGGCATTTGGAGAACTCAgaggctgaaatttcttttttcaa AAAGAAAATGTCAAGCATAGAGAAAGAGCATCAGGATTTTCAATCAACTATTGAAGCTCTTCAAGAAG AGAAGAGGGTGCTTCAGTCTAAGCTACGAAAAGCCTCCGTCACTGGGAAGCCTTTTGATGTTACTAAGAATCCTGCTAGTAAGGACATGTCGACTTCAACAGAGGATCTAA TAAGCATAGATGCTGCTACTGATGATAGGGAGAATATCAGTAACGATGCCTCTAGTTTGAGCTTGCTGCCTGAAGATGGACAATTTGAAGCTGCTTCTGTTTATATTCCTCCTGATCAAATGAGAATGATTCAGAACATTAATTGTCTAATTTCCGAG TTAACATTAGAGAAAGAAGAACTAGCACAAGCTTTCTCATCTGAGTTATCTCAAAGTTTGAGGCTGAAG GAGTTGAACAACGAGTTGTCTAGGAAACTTGAAGCTCAAACTCAAAGATTAGAGCTTTTGTCAGCTCAAAGCATGGCAGGCGAGCACATCCCAGTTAGACAATATGAGTCTAAAATGATGCATGATAACACCCCATATGCCGATGAGGGTGATGAG GTGGTGGAAAGGGTCTTAGGATGGATTATGAAGCTCTTTCCAGGTGGGCCATCAAGACGGAGAACCAACATGCGGCTTTCCTACTGA
- the LOC105777196 gene encoding protein BLISTER isoform X3: MASAQVLPSSRKQEHLEAGKRRIVLTEVLLEEFRKKKAADRAKKAASTSQPHASDVNLNDKHLLETEDGRVTDFDGAGTSNGPDPSYVKIINDNNKINDVSDESQRTYSNNMLATPSVLVNDNNSYSTEVQKHSKSQENEKYGASWNGGPFNDRFQTQHLSKDFQDTKSKEDDGSLKASAVVNLFPSEDFVTKISPQNSLQNSTQSTLGITGSALEVGQSLQGNAEFREPMSSKPGERTFSNYSSGFPSVPGPSAWTFGSSEFSFDAKSSTSHMPLQSVTNDTSSRKSRPSFLDSLNVSKASFGSLFQHNQPTKDAFPSHSSQFNSMNAIRSSPLDKPSMESETMGTFSKQRSPVFPSASEFPGHFAVPAKSNGDLLRLNENISEKKHEFYLAKQNEDFAALEQHIEDLTQEKFSLQRALEASRTLAESLAAENSSLTDSYNQQRSVVNQLKYDMEKLQEEIKAQLAELESLKMEYTNARLECNAADERAKILASEVISLEEKALRLRSNELKLERHLENSEAEISFFKKKMSSIEKEHQDFQSTIEALQEEKRVLQSKLRKASVTGKPFDVTKNPASKDMSTSTEDLISIDAATDDRENISNDASSLSLLPEDGQFEAASVYIPPDQMRMIQNINCLISELTLEKEELAQAFSSELSQSLRLKELNNELSRKLEAQTQRLELLSAQSMAGEHIPVRQYESKMMHDNTPYADEGDEVVERVLGWIMKLFPGGPSRRRTNMRLSY, from the exons ATGGCGTCGGCTCAGGTCTTGCCTAGTTCGCGGAAACAAGAGCATTTAGAAGCCGGGAAGCGTCGG ATTGTTCTAACTGAAGTTCTG CTTGAGGAATTTCGTAAGAAAAAGGCAGCTGACAGAGCCAAGAAGGCAGCATCTACCTCCCAGCCTCATGCTTCAGATGTTAACTTAAATGATAAACATCTATTAGAAACTGAAGATGGTCGAGTCACTGACTTTGATGGAGCTGGTACATCTAATGGACCCGATCCTTCTTATGTAAAGATAATTAAtgacaacaataaaataaatgatgttTCAGATGAAAGTCAGCGAACTTACTCAAACAACATGCTTGCTACGCCATCTGTTTTAGTGAATGATAATAATTCATATTCTACCGAAGTGCAGAAGCATTCAAAAAGtcaagaaaatgagaaatatgGTGCTTCCTGGAATGGTGGTCCGTTTAATGATAGATTTCAAACACAACATTTGAGTAAGGACTTTCAAGATACCAAGTCAAAAGAAGATGATGGCTCTTTGAAGGCTTCTGCAGTTGTAAATCTGTTTCCTTCTGAAGATTTTGTTACTAAAATATCTCCACAGAATTCACTGCAAA ACTCTACTCAATCTACCTTGGGAATAACAGGATCTGCCCTTGAAGTTGGGCAGAGCTTACAAGGCAATGCAGAATTTAGGGAACCTATGAGTTCTAAACCTGGAGAAAGAACATTTAGCAATTACTCTAGTGGTTTTCCAAGTGTGCCTGGTCCATCCGCTTGGACATTTGGATCTTCAGAGTTCAGTTTTGATGCCAAAAGTTCCACAAGTCACATGCCACTGCAGTCAGTCACAAATGATACTAGTTCTAGGAAATCTCGTCCGTCTTTCCTTGATTCTCTTAATGTATCCAAAGCTTCTTTTGGGTCTCTTTTTCAACATAATCAACCTACAAAAGATGCATTTCCCTCCCATAGCTCGCAGTTTAATAGCATGAATGCTATTCGATCATCACCTTTAGATAAACCATCAATGGAGAGTGAAACTATGGGAACTTTCTCCAAACAAAGGTCCCCTGTTTTTCCTAGTGCCAGTGAGTTTCCTGGTCATTTTGCAGTTCCTGCTAAAAGTAATGGTGACCTCCTAAGGCTGAATGAGAATATCTCAGAGAAGAAGCATGAGTTCTACTTAGCCAAACAAAATGAGGATTTTGCTGCTTTGGAGCAg CATATTGAAGATTTGACCCAGGAAAAGTTCTCTCTGCAACGAGCTCTTGAGGCCTCACGTACGTTAGCAGAATCTTTAGCTGCTGAAAATTCATCCTTGACTGATAGCTATAATCAACAG AGAAGTGTTGTCAATCAGCTAAAATATGACATGGAGAAGTTACAGGAAGAAATCAAGGCCCAACTG GCGGAGCTCGAGTCTTTGAAAATGGAATATACAAATGCACGACTGGAATGTAATGCAGCCGATGAACGTGCCAAAATATTGGCTTCTGAAGTCATTAGTTTAGAAGAGAAG GCACTTAGATTAAGGTCAAATGAGCTGAAGTTAGAGAGGCATTTGGAGAACTCAgaggctgaaatttcttttttcaa AAAGAAAATGTCAAGCATAGAGAAAGAGCATCAGGATTTTCAATCAACTATTGAAGCTCTTCAAGAAG AGAAGAGGGTGCTTCAGTCTAAGCTACGAAAAGCCTCCGTCACTGGGAAGCCTTTTGATGTTACTAAGAATCCTGCTAGTAAGGACATGTCGACTTCAACAGAGGATCTAA TAAGCATAGATGCTGCTACTGATGATAGGGAGAATATCAGTAACGATGCCTCTAGTTTGAGCTTGCTGCCTGAAGATGGACAATTTGAAGCTGCTTCTGTTTATATTCCTCCTGATCAAATGAGAATGATTCAGAACATTAATTGTCTAATTTCCGAG TTAACATTAGAGAAAGAAGAACTAGCACAAGCTTTCTCATCTGAGTTATCTCAAAGTTTGAGGCTGAAG GAGTTGAACAACGAGTTGTCTAGGAAACTTGAAGCTCAAACTCAAAGATTAGAGCTTTTGTCAGCTCAAAGCATGGCAGGCGAGCACATCCCAGTTAGACAATATGAGTCTAAAATGATGCATGATAACACCCCATATGCCGATGAGGGTGATGAG GTGGTGGAAAGGGTCTTAGGATGGATTATGAAGCTCTTTCCAGGTGGGCCATCAAGACGGAGAACCAACATGCGGCTTTCCTACTGA
- the LOC105777196 gene encoding protein BLISTER isoform X1 produces MASAQVLPSSRKQEHLEAGKRRIVLTEVLLEEFRKKKAADRAKKAASTSQPHASDVNLNDKHLLETEDGRVTDFDGAGTSNGPDPSYVKIINDNNKINDVSDESQRTYSNNMLATPSVLVNDNNSYSTEVQKHSKSQENEKYGASWNGGPFNDRFQTQHLSKDFQDTKSKEDDGSLKASAVVNLFPSEDFVTKISPQNSLQSKASDRSFLDSTQSTLGITGSALEVGQSLQGNAEFREPMSSKPGERTFSNYSSGFPSVPGPSAWTFGSSEFSFDAKSSTSHMPLQSVTNDTSSRKSRPSFLDSLNVSKASFGSLFQHNQPTKDAFPSHSSQFNSMNAIRSSPLDKPSMESETMGTFSKQRSPVFPSASEFPGHFAVPAKSNGDLLRLNENISEKKHEFYLAKQNEDFAALEQHIEDLTQEKFSLQRALEASRTLAESLAAENSSLTDSYNQQRSVVNQLKYDMEKLQEEIKAQLAELESLKMEYTNARLECNAADERAKILASEVISLEEKALRLRSNELKLERHLENSEAEISFFKKKMSSIEKEHQDFQSTIEALQEEKRVLQSKLRKASVTGKPFDVTKNPASKDMSTSTEDLISIDAATDDRENISNDASSLSLLPEDGQFEAASVYIPPDQMRMIQNINCLISELTLEKEELAQAFSSELSQSLRLKELNNELSRKLEAQTQRLELLSAQSMAGEHIPVRQYESKMMHDNTPYADEGDEVVERVLGWIMKLFPGGPSRRRTNMRLSY; encoded by the exons ATGGCGTCGGCTCAGGTCTTGCCTAGTTCGCGGAAACAAGAGCATTTAGAAGCCGGGAAGCGTCGG ATTGTTCTAACTGAAGTTCTG CTTGAGGAATTTCGTAAGAAAAAGGCAGCTGACAGAGCCAAGAAGGCAGCATCTACCTCCCAGCCTCATGCTTCAGATGTTAACTTAAATGATAAACATCTATTAGAAACTGAAGATGGTCGAGTCACTGACTTTGATGGAGCTGGTACATCTAATGGACCCGATCCTTCTTATGTAAAGATAATTAAtgacaacaataaaataaatgatgttTCAGATGAAAGTCAGCGAACTTACTCAAACAACATGCTTGCTACGCCATCTGTTTTAGTGAATGATAATAATTCATATTCTACCGAAGTGCAGAAGCATTCAAAAAGtcaagaaaatgagaaatatgGTGCTTCCTGGAATGGTGGTCCGTTTAATGATAGATTTCAAACACAACATTTGAGTAAGGACTTTCAAGATACCAAGTCAAAAGAAGATGATGGCTCTTTGAAGGCTTCTGCAGTTGTAAATCTGTTTCCTTCTGAAGATTTTGTTACTAAAATATCTCCACAGAATTCACTGCAAAGTAAGGCCAGTGACAGAAGCTTTCTAG ACTCTACTCAATCTACCTTGGGAATAACAGGATCTGCCCTTGAAGTTGGGCAGAGCTTACAAGGCAATGCAGAATTTAGGGAACCTATGAGTTCTAAACCTGGAGAAAGAACATTTAGCAATTACTCTAGTGGTTTTCCAAGTGTGCCTGGTCCATCCGCTTGGACATTTGGATCTTCAGAGTTCAGTTTTGATGCCAAAAGTTCCACAAGTCACATGCCACTGCAGTCAGTCACAAATGATACTAGTTCTAGGAAATCTCGTCCGTCTTTCCTTGATTCTCTTAATGTATCCAAAGCTTCTTTTGGGTCTCTTTTTCAACATAATCAACCTACAAAAGATGCATTTCCCTCCCATAGCTCGCAGTTTAATAGCATGAATGCTATTCGATCATCACCTTTAGATAAACCATCAATGGAGAGTGAAACTATGGGAACTTTCTCCAAACAAAGGTCCCCTGTTTTTCCTAGTGCCAGTGAGTTTCCTGGTCATTTTGCAGTTCCTGCTAAAAGTAATGGTGACCTCCTAAGGCTGAATGAGAATATCTCAGAGAAGAAGCATGAGTTCTACTTAGCCAAACAAAATGAGGATTTTGCTGCTTTGGAGCAg CATATTGAAGATTTGACCCAGGAAAAGTTCTCTCTGCAACGAGCTCTTGAGGCCTCACGTACGTTAGCAGAATCTTTAGCTGCTGAAAATTCATCCTTGACTGATAGCTATAATCAACAG AGAAGTGTTGTCAATCAGCTAAAATATGACATGGAGAAGTTACAGGAAGAAATCAAGGCCCAACTG GCGGAGCTCGAGTCTTTGAAAATGGAATATACAAATGCACGACTGGAATGTAATGCAGCCGATGAACGTGCCAAAATATTGGCTTCTGAAGTCATTAGTTTAGAAGAGAAG GCACTTAGATTAAGGTCAAATGAGCTGAAGTTAGAGAGGCATTTGGAGAACTCAgaggctgaaatttcttttttcaa AAAGAAAATGTCAAGCATAGAGAAAGAGCATCAGGATTTTCAATCAACTATTGAAGCTCTTCAAGAAG AGAAGAGGGTGCTTCAGTCTAAGCTACGAAAAGCCTCCGTCACTGGGAAGCCTTTTGATGTTACTAAGAATCCTGCTAGTAAGGACATGTCGACTTCAACAGAGGATCTAA TAAGCATAGATGCTGCTACTGATGATAGGGAGAATATCAGTAACGATGCCTCTAGTTTGAGCTTGCTGCCTGAAGATGGACAATTTGAAGCTGCTTCTGTTTATATTCCTCCTGATCAAATGAGAATGATTCAGAACATTAATTGTCTAATTTCCGAG TTAACATTAGAGAAAGAAGAACTAGCACAAGCTTTCTCATCTGAGTTATCTCAAAGTTTGAGGCTGAAG GAGTTGAACAACGAGTTGTCTAGGAAACTTGAAGCTCAAACTCAAAGATTAGAGCTTTTGTCAGCTCAAAGCATGGCAGGCGAGCACATCCCAGTTAGACAATATGAGTCTAAAATGATGCATGATAACACCCCATATGCCGATGAGGGTGATGAG GTGGTGGAAAGGGTCTTAGGATGGATTATGAAGCTCTTTCCAGGTGGGCCATCAAGACGGAGAACCAACATGCGGCTTTCCTACTGA
- the LOC105777196 gene encoding protein BLISTER isoform X2 — MASAQVLPSSRKQEHLEAGKRRLEEFRKKKAADRAKKAASTSQPHASDVNLNDKHLLETEDGRVTDFDGAGTSNGPDPSYVKIINDNNKINDVSDESQRTYSNNMLATPSVLVNDNNSYSTEVQKHSKSQENEKYGASWNGGPFNDRFQTQHLSKDFQDTKSKEDDGSLKASAVVNLFPSEDFVTKISPQNSLQSKASDRSFLDSTQSTLGITGSALEVGQSLQGNAEFREPMSSKPGERTFSNYSSGFPSVPGPSAWTFGSSEFSFDAKSSTSHMPLQSVTNDTSSRKSRPSFLDSLNVSKASFGSLFQHNQPTKDAFPSHSSQFNSMNAIRSSPLDKPSMESETMGTFSKQRSPVFPSASEFPGHFAVPAKSNGDLLRLNENISEKKHEFYLAKQNEDFAALEQHIEDLTQEKFSLQRALEASRTLAESLAAENSSLTDSYNQQRSVVNQLKYDMEKLQEEIKAQLAELESLKMEYTNARLECNAADERAKILASEVISLEEKALRLRSNELKLERHLENSEAEISFFKKKMSSIEKEHQDFQSTIEALQEEKRVLQSKLRKASVTGKPFDVTKNPASKDMSTSTEDLISIDAATDDRENISNDASSLSLLPEDGQFEAASVYIPPDQMRMIQNINCLISELTLEKEELAQAFSSELSQSLRLKELNNELSRKLEAQTQRLELLSAQSMAGEHIPVRQYESKMMHDNTPYADEGDEVVERVLGWIMKLFPGGPSRRRTNMRLSY, encoded by the exons ATGGCGTCGGCTCAGGTCTTGCCTAGTTCGCGGAAACAAGAGCATTTAGAAGCCGGGAAGCGTCGG CTTGAGGAATTTCGTAAGAAAAAGGCAGCTGACAGAGCCAAGAAGGCAGCATCTACCTCCCAGCCTCATGCTTCAGATGTTAACTTAAATGATAAACATCTATTAGAAACTGAAGATGGTCGAGTCACTGACTTTGATGGAGCTGGTACATCTAATGGACCCGATCCTTCTTATGTAAAGATAATTAAtgacaacaataaaataaatgatgttTCAGATGAAAGTCAGCGAACTTACTCAAACAACATGCTTGCTACGCCATCTGTTTTAGTGAATGATAATAATTCATATTCTACCGAAGTGCAGAAGCATTCAAAAAGtcaagaaaatgagaaatatgGTGCTTCCTGGAATGGTGGTCCGTTTAATGATAGATTTCAAACACAACATTTGAGTAAGGACTTTCAAGATACCAAGTCAAAAGAAGATGATGGCTCTTTGAAGGCTTCTGCAGTTGTAAATCTGTTTCCTTCTGAAGATTTTGTTACTAAAATATCTCCACAGAATTCACTGCAAAGTAAGGCCAGTGACAGAAGCTTTCTAG ACTCTACTCAATCTACCTTGGGAATAACAGGATCTGCCCTTGAAGTTGGGCAGAGCTTACAAGGCAATGCAGAATTTAGGGAACCTATGAGTTCTAAACCTGGAGAAAGAACATTTAGCAATTACTCTAGTGGTTTTCCAAGTGTGCCTGGTCCATCCGCTTGGACATTTGGATCTTCAGAGTTCAGTTTTGATGCCAAAAGTTCCACAAGTCACATGCCACTGCAGTCAGTCACAAATGATACTAGTTCTAGGAAATCTCGTCCGTCTTTCCTTGATTCTCTTAATGTATCCAAAGCTTCTTTTGGGTCTCTTTTTCAACATAATCAACCTACAAAAGATGCATTTCCCTCCCATAGCTCGCAGTTTAATAGCATGAATGCTATTCGATCATCACCTTTAGATAAACCATCAATGGAGAGTGAAACTATGGGAACTTTCTCCAAACAAAGGTCCCCTGTTTTTCCTAGTGCCAGTGAGTTTCCTGGTCATTTTGCAGTTCCTGCTAAAAGTAATGGTGACCTCCTAAGGCTGAATGAGAATATCTCAGAGAAGAAGCATGAGTTCTACTTAGCCAAACAAAATGAGGATTTTGCTGCTTTGGAGCAg CATATTGAAGATTTGACCCAGGAAAAGTTCTCTCTGCAACGAGCTCTTGAGGCCTCACGTACGTTAGCAGAATCTTTAGCTGCTGAAAATTCATCCTTGACTGATAGCTATAATCAACAG AGAAGTGTTGTCAATCAGCTAAAATATGACATGGAGAAGTTACAGGAAGAAATCAAGGCCCAACTG GCGGAGCTCGAGTCTTTGAAAATGGAATATACAAATGCACGACTGGAATGTAATGCAGCCGATGAACGTGCCAAAATATTGGCTTCTGAAGTCATTAGTTTAGAAGAGAAG GCACTTAGATTAAGGTCAAATGAGCTGAAGTTAGAGAGGCATTTGGAGAACTCAgaggctgaaatttcttttttcaa AAAGAAAATGTCAAGCATAGAGAAAGAGCATCAGGATTTTCAATCAACTATTGAAGCTCTTCAAGAAG AGAAGAGGGTGCTTCAGTCTAAGCTACGAAAAGCCTCCGTCACTGGGAAGCCTTTTGATGTTACTAAGAATCCTGCTAGTAAGGACATGTCGACTTCAACAGAGGATCTAA TAAGCATAGATGCTGCTACTGATGATAGGGAGAATATCAGTAACGATGCCTCTAGTTTGAGCTTGCTGCCTGAAGATGGACAATTTGAAGCTGCTTCTGTTTATATTCCTCCTGATCAAATGAGAATGATTCAGAACATTAATTGTCTAATTTCCGAG TTAACATTAGAGAAAGAAGAACTAGCACAAGCTTTCTCATCTGAGTTATCTCAAAGTTTGAGGCTGAAG GAGTTGAACAACGAGTTGTCTAGGAAACTTGAAGCTCAAACTCAAAGATTAGAGCTTTTGTCAGCTCAAAGCATGGCAGGCGAGCACATCCCAGTTAGACAATATGAGTCTAAAATGATGCATGATAACACCCCATATGCCGATGAGGGTGATGAG GTGGTGGAAAGGGTCTTAGGATGGATTATGAAGCTCTTTCCAGGTGGGCCATCAAGACGGAGAACCAACATGCGGCTTTCCTACTGA